The Dyadobacter sandarakinus DNA window TCCGATGATCCCCGCCGGTCCTGAGCATCAAGTCCACGTCGGGTCGCTGGCCGGTCGAGAGTTGAGCCGCGATCATTTCTTCATTGATTTCACCAGGTAAAAGTGTTCCGGCCTTCACTTCGTCTGCCAGCTTGCGGGTTGCCTGGGCAAGGTCCCATTTACCACTGTACCCCAATGCAAGGATCAGATTAAGCCCTGTATTGCTTCGGGTTTCATCAATTGCCTCAGCCAGCTGGTTGCGGCAACTTTTGGGCAGGCTGTCCGTGTCACCGATCGTATCCAGTTTTACATTATTCTTCTGCATGGTAGGCAGCTCATTCCGGATAGACTGCACGAGCAGCTCCATCAATGCCCTGACCTCATACTCAGGGCGGCCCCAGTTTTCCGTTGAAAATGCGTAAAGCGTTAAAAAAGAAACTCCCAGCTCTGCACAACCCTCCGTCACTTCCCTCACAGCTTTGATTGCGTTGCGATGACCAAAAACGCGGGCAGCTCCCTGGTTCTGGGCCCACCTTCCGTTACCGTCCATGATAACGGCGATGTGCTTTGGCAGATTGCCCGTATCGATGAGCTCCTTCATTATTCGTGATCCCTTTTAACCTTTTTTAACAAACAAATGAACAATATAGTAGGATCTTTTCAATTCCATTGGATTTCACCTTTGGTACGGCTAAAAGGAATCAGCTTGCTCATCTCCCAGTTACGCACGGGACGGCCGAAGTGTGCCGGGAAACATGCCAACCCAGGAAAAAAAGTTGAAGCGATGCCACGAAGTACTTGATGAGCAGCAGTTTAACCTCTTTTACTTGTAAAGGTAAACGAAACAAGGGCGCAATTTAGGAATAAGTCTTGCGTCTTCAAAATCCTAAATTCACCCCTTTTGCCATGCTAAGATGATTAATTATCAAGGAGATGACGAATAACTTCGCTGTATGTACTGCCGCTGGTGAGCTGCGAAGCCTTGCGGTCGCGCATGGTGACCACGTATTTTCCATTGAAATGCTTTTGGACTTCGCGGATGTGGTGGGTGTTCACAATGCCGGCGCGGCTGACTCGGAGATAATGTCCGGGAAGTTTTTCTTCAAGAGAAGTAAGCGTAAAATTAAGCAGGTATTTCTGCCCGTCGAGGGTATTAAGGAATACGTACTTTTCTTCTGCTTCAAAGTGCGTAATTTCTGTGAGGGGTATCAAAAGGATTCTGTCGCCTGTTTTTACAGACAATGAAAAAATCTCCTTTTTAGGCTTCATGGCTTCCAGGAGCTTAAAAAGGTTTTCAGAATACGGGTTTTCGGCAGAAGCATCCCCGGCCCTCGTGATGTTACGGATCTTCTCGATTGTTTTCAGCAGGCGATCATTTTCAACAGGTTTCAAAAGGTAGTCGACGGAGTTTTCTTCAAAAGCCCGGATCGCGTACTGGTCGTATGCTGTGGAAAACACGACCAGTGGCATTTTGGTGAGCTTGGACAGCATTTCAAAACCGTTCAGCAGCGGCATTTCAATGTCCAGGAAAATAACATCGGGATTATGCCGGTCGATTTCCAGCAGACCCTCTGCCCCGTTTTTCGCTTCGGACACGATATTGAATGTTTGGGCGTGCTTTTCAAGTAACCTCCGCAGCCTGCTGAGGGCAAGCGGCTCGTCGTCGATGAGAATGGTTTTAAGAGGGAACTGCATGTTGGCTGGATTGTTGCTGCCGCTCTATGGCGTGTTTCTGAATGCAAATATTGACCGACTTGGAAGGAATGTTGTGCAGTTCGAGGGCGGCATGTTCGCCGTACAGCAGTTTGAGCTTGTCCTGAATACTTCTCATTCCATAGCCTGCTCCCATATTTTCAGGAAAAAGCGGTCCGTTGTCGTGAACACACAAATGTAAAGCCCGGGCTTCTTCATATATCCTTACTACGATATTGCCCTGGTCGGCTACCTTCGCGATGCCATGTTTGATTGCATTTTCCACAATCGGCTGAAGAATGAACTTGGGCACCTGCAGTTCTTTCAGGCTTTCATCCGCAACCTCCACCGTAAACCGCAGCCGGTCACCAAACCTTACCTTTTCAACCTGCAGGTAAGTTTCGACCATTTCCAGCTCGTGCTGGATGGTATTGAAGTAATCATTCGTCTTGCGGCCGGTCGTATACCGGAAAAGCTTGGAGAGCAGCAGTGTCATTTCTTCTGCCTTATCGGGATCCTCGTGTACCAGGCTGGCAATACTATTGAGGGCATTATATAGAAAATGCGGGTTAATGCGAGCCTGCAATGCATCCAGCTCCGCCCGGGTTTTGGATTTTTCAAGATTGAGCAGCTGGAATTCCTGATCAGATATCTTCCGGGAAATCTGCTTGCCTTCGCGGCTTAGGTAGTAAAATACATTGGCGATGGCCAGCGGGCCGATCATGTACCAGCACCAGGGTGCGCTTTGAGCTCTTTCATTGGGGTACTTTAATACATAATCCTGCACAATGTCGCCGAAGAAGTAGTACATCGCCAGGCTCAGGCAGATATTCAGTAAAACCACGGAAACCGACAGCAGCAAATGCTTTACCGGAAAACTCCGGAGCAGATGATCAAGCCAGGCAGTAAGGCCAAGCGTCAGGAAAACCGTAAATAGTCCGGCTACAATATTTTGCCCGATCAGGTACTGGTACAGCCTGGCCCGGACGGGTTCGTGGGTATAGTAGATTTCGGCAGTAAAGTAGACGATTGCATTGATACCATAAAGTATAATCGCCCCCAGAACCGTAGCTACCACCGTACCTATCCACCCCTGGTTCTGGATCATACCAATAAGGCTGAAATCCTGCCACGAAATAGCTTTGCCCTGCGATGTAAAACTGAAATTGGCTCCTTCTACCCTCGCACCGCCCATATCTGCTCCTGCCATACTGCTGAAACTGAGGTCGGCATTACGAAGGTCGGTGTTACGGAACGTGGTACGGTCCAGCGAGGCAAATCGCAGGGTGGCACTTTTCAGATTGGCACCATCAAAATTTGCGCCCTGCAGGCTTGAAAAACTGAAATCAGCACCTTCCAGGTCCATGTTACTGAAGTCCCGCCCATTCAGTGAGGATGCTGTCATGCGCAGCGGCCTGGTTTTCTTCTCTTCCATACTCACGGCGATTTCGGGTTACGTTTCTGGTTTAAATAAAAAAGCTTCGTGGCTGACAGCCTACTGTGACGGGCACAATACAAAGCTATCCACCACGAAGCCTGTCTTTATCTAAATTCGGACAAACTATCCATTATCGGTCATGAACCGCGGCGCCATGCACATGAGTATGCGCTTTACAGCTCCTCTACCTCAATGTTTTTCCAACGTACGCGGATACCGCCGCCATCGTGGATCTGCAATGCCAGCGAACCATCGGCAGCACCTATCTTTTCATCTTTGAAGTCAACCATAGGATGACCATTGAGCCAGGTTTGAACCTGATCGCCATTCACCCGGATTCTCAGGGTATTCCAGGTTCCCATTTTCAGGAAGCCTTCCTTTTCATCGGGGATCTGTACCAGCCAGCCGCGACCGTAAGATTCATACACGCCTCCGGTATCATGGTTAGGCGGTGCTACTTCCACCTGCCAGCCTGCCACTTTGGTACCATCGACCGTGGAGCGGAAAAACACACCGCTGTTTCCATTGGCTTCCTGAAGAAACTGCAGGGAAAGGTCAAAGTTTTTATAGAACTTGTTAGTGGTAAGATATCCGTATCCCTTATCAGGGCCGCTTTCACAGATCAGTTCGCCTTTTTCCACGAACCATTTTTCAGTACCATTGATTTTCCAGCCGGTAAGATCCTTCCCGTTGAAGATTTTGACGGGCTTTTTTGCAGCTACGGGTGCCGGTTCGTTCATCACGACAAAGGCCGAATTGACCAGCAGCATGCCTGCAAGGATTACAGACATTTGTTTAAATTTCAACATAGTAAGTAAGAGATTAGGATTAAAAAATACGGTTGAAGATGTAGTCAAAATGCATTTTCCATTAGATTTGGGAAAATTAACCACTTGGAAAGCTATGAAAAAATATGGTGCTGTAAGGCTTGGAGGGGCATTTTTTTTGGTGATGGCCCTTTTTTCGATGACCATGGTATCGTGCCAGGAAAAGGATGAGGACAGGGTGAAGCCAAAAACAATTACCGATGTGATTCTGGAAAATGAACAATTCAGCATCCTCCGTGATGTAGTCCTTTATACCGGCATGAAGGATGCGCTGCGCACCACTGAGCTGACGTTTTTTGCTCCCAGTAACGCTGCTTTTCTGCGGGCGAACATACTCGGTTCTTCCGCAATCACTGCTTTACCCAAGGACTCTGCAATGCTTTTCCTGAAAAGTCACCTGGTAGGAGCAAATGCCCTGGAGTTCAAACAGCTTGCAGCGGGAAAACTGAAGTCACTGGCCGGGCGGGAGATTTTCATTACTAAGATCGACAGTACCGTGTCCGTGAATGCGGCAAAAATTATCATTCATGATGTGAATGCCGATAATGGCGTGATCCATGTGATCGACAATGTGGTAGTGCCACTCCGGTAAATTTTTGTTATAAAAAAAATAGCCCGGCTGAGCTTTCAGCCGGGCTATTTTCATTTTTATCAAATATCAATACTGCTCTGTACCGCTGAAAAAGAAGCTGCCTTCGATGGTGGCATTTTCATCTGAGTCGGAACCATGGATGGCATTTGCTTCCATTGATTTGGCAAACAACTTGCGGATTGTGCCATCTTCGGCATTGGCCGGATTGGTTGCACCGATCAGCTTACGAAAGTCAGCAACTGCATTTTCCTTTTCAAGAATCATCGGGATGATCGGACCTGACGACATATATTTACACAAAGCCTCATAAAACGGGCGCTCTTCGTGCACAGCATAAAACTGGCCCGCCTGCTGCTGACTGATCTGCGTTTTCTTCAAAGCAACGATCCGGAACCCGGCCGCTTCTATCATCTGGATAATAGAACCGGAATTACCATCCTTTACGGCATCCGGCTTGATCATGGTAAATGTTTTATTCGTTGGCATACTTGCTGATTTTATTTTGCTGCAAAACTACTACTTTAATTTGCAACACCGATTATTTGAGATCCTATCTGCCCCTGCGACAAATCGGCGCTGAAAATCAGCCTTTATGATGCCTTAGTAAGCAAATCCCAACACTTTTGTTAATTTTGTGGACTCAATGAAGTCCAAGTAATTCCTTTCCGTAGTAAGCAACTGTGAATCAATCTCTTGAAGAGCTTTGCTCTTTTTTGTCCAACCCGCAGAAAATCATCGTTACGATGCACCGGGACCCGGACGCCGACGCGCTGGGCTCGTCACTTGGCTGGGCCAGCTACCTCACCCGGAAAGGACATGAAGTAACAGTGATCAGCCCTACGGAGTATGCTGCCAACCTCAAATGGCTTTCCGGCATCGAGCATGTCATGATTTATGAAAAGGCTGGCGAGCAAGTCAAATGCAAGCGCAAGATTGAGCAGGCTACCCTTATTTGCTGCCTCGATTTCTCTGCACTTTCCCGGCTCAAAGATCTGGGCAGGGTGGTAGCAGATGCTGCTGCCCCCAAGCTGATGATCGACCATCACCTTGAACCGGAACATTTTGCCAAATGGATGTTCTGGGACACGGCGGCCGCAGCTACCGCACAACTTGTATATGAGCTGGTTTGTGAAATGGAAAACCATGCACCGGCAGAAGAGATTTTTGACATTCCGATGGCTGAGTGCCTGTATGCAGGCATTATGACCGATACCGGATCATTCCGGCACGGGAATGTTACGCCGGCTGTACACTTGGCCGTGGCTGCGCTGATGCGTACAGGATTTGATTCGAGCAGGGTACACAGGATGATTTACGACAATGCACCTTTGTCGCGCCTGCAGTTCCTGGGCTATGTACTTTCACAAAAACTAACTGTGCTCCCTCAGTTCCGGACAGCCTACATGGTGCTTACGGAGGCCGAGTTACAGAAATTCAATTCCAGTACCGGAGAGACCGAAGGCATTGTCAATTATGGCCTGCAGGTCGAAAACGTGGTCATGTCGGCCATGTTCATTGAGCGTAAGGGAGAGGTAAAAATATCGTTTCGCTCAGTAGGTACATTCTCGGTAAGAGACCTTGCCAGCGCTCACTTTAGCGGAGGCGGCCATAAGAATGCATCCGGCGGAAGATCTGAAAAGCCGGTAAATGAAACACTCGACTATTTCCTCAGCATTCTTCCGGATTATCAGCAAGAACTTTTAAATGTAGATTAACGTAGACAATCCACTTCAATTTTTATCCGTATTACAAAATTCAAAAAAATGAAATTTAAAACAATCGGTTATGCGATCGGCATAACTATCCTCGCAGCCGCTTGCAACAAATACCGCACACAGGTTACCGAAAACGGACTGAAGTACCAGCTTTTTGAACACGACGATGATGCCCGCAAAGCAAAGCTGGGAGACATTATTTCTTTTCATCTTGTATTGAAAAACGGAACAGACTCGACACTGCGCGATACTTATAAAGATAAAAACCCTGTAAAAATGGTATTGCAGGCTGGTCCGTACAAAGGAAGCTTTGAAGAGGGACTTACTTTGCTTTCAACAGGTGACAGCGCCAAGTTCCTGATCAATGCAGATACTTTGTTTTCAAAAATCGGGCAGCAGATGCCTCCTATGATCAAAAAAGGCTCTGAACTGAGTTTTACAGTGAAGGTATTGAGCATACTGACATCTGAAGAATTCCAGAAGCAGCAGGCTGATGCAGGAGTGAAGCAAAAAGCGATCGATGCCAAAATTATCGACGAATATCTTACCAAAAATAACCTGAAAGGCAAGGCACGGAAAACAGCTTCGGGCCTTACTTATGTGCCGCAAACCGAAGGAACAGGCCCAAGCCCGACTGCTGGTGACAATGTGAAAGTACATTACACAGGCAAGTTTCTGGACGGAAAAGAGTTTGACAGCTCTAAAAGCCAGGGCAAACCACTGGAACTTCAGGTAGGTACAGGAATGGTAATCCCAGGCTGGGAAGAAGGCATTATGCTGATGAAAAAAGGTGAAAAAGGTCTTTTGCTGGTTCCTTCCGGGCTCGGCTACGGACCTGAGGCTTACGGCCCAATTCCGGGTAACTCTGTACTACAGTTTGAAATGGAACTGATCGATTTCAGCAAAGGCCAGGCTCGTCCAGCTGCTCCTCAGATGCCGGCGAGATAATCCATTATAGCTTTATAAGAGCGGCTGCTTTACCAGGCAGCCGCTTTTTTTATGTAAAATGCACCAGGATTAAACCAGAAGATCAAGTATGAAACTTTGCTTTGCAACCAACAACGCCAACAAACTACAGGAAATACAGGCTATGCTCGGACAGGAGTTCAAGCTGGTAACACTTGAACAAATCGGCTGCTACGATGACATTCCGGAACCTTACGAAACCATCAGTGAAAACTCGGTAGGAAAAGCAAGGTACGTCTGGGAAAACTTTGGCATTAACTGCTTTGCGGACGATACCGGCCTGGAAGTGGAGGCGCTTGGCGGTGAGCCGGGCGTAATGTCTGCCCGGTATGCGGGCCCTCAGCGTATGCCCGACGATAACATGAACCTGCTGCTGCAAAATCTGGCACCATTCGACGATCGTAGCGCTCGCTTTATCACAGTAATCACATTGTGTATCAATGGGGATTATCAGCAGTTTGAAGGAACTATCAACGGAACCATCATTTCAGAGAAAAGAGGCGACCAGGGATTCGGATATGACCCTGTTTTCATGCCGGAAGGTTTTGAAGTTACTTTTGCACAGATGAGCATGCAGGAAAAAGCTGCATTGAGCCATCGCGGACGTGCCTTTGCAAAGCTGGTAGAGTTTTTGAAAGACAAACAGGAAAACTAGAAGTTCATCAACAAACCACGCCAGTTATGTCCAAGTTTAATCTGGAAGATCACCGCTACGACGGTACCCGCAAGTTTGATATCAAAAAAACAAAAACCCGCTTTCCCGACATTTATGAGAGCAGGGAAGAATACGAACAGATGCAGGAAGATGCAGCCAAAGAGCTCGATGAGCTGCAAAGTAAAATGTATGCGCACAACCGCTACGGCTTGCTGGTCATTTTTCAGGCTATGGATGCAGCGGGAAAGGATGGCACCATCAAACACGTATTGTCGGGCGTAAATCCGGTAGGCGTTAAAATCCATTCATTCAAAAGACCTACTGAAACCGAGCTTTCACATGATTTTCTGTGGAGAAGCAATGTAGTGCTGCCGCAGCGGGGAACGATTACCATTTTTAACCGCAGCTACTACGAGGAAGTACTGGTCGTGAAAGTTGACCCCAGCATCCTGATCAATGCACAGCGCCTTCCTGCAGAGTTGACAAGCGATCTGCCGAAACTCTGGAAGCAGCGCTACTCAGACATCCGGCATCTGGAAAAATACCTGCACCGGAATGGTATCAGGGTCATTAAGTTCTTTCTGCATGTATCAAAAGAAGAGCAGGCCGAGCGGTTGATTGAACGTATTCAGGACCCGTCCAAAAACTGGAAATTTGAAGAGCAGGATGTGAAGTTGCGGGATAAGTGGAATGAATATATGGAGGCATATCAGGATTGCATTAACAGTACTGCCAGCAAGAAGGCTCCGTGGTACGTCATTCCCGCCGATGACAAGAAAAACATGAGGCTGACAGTTGCAAAGGTCCTTACCGCCGAACTCAAAAAGATGAAGATGGACTTTCCGCCGGAAGATCAGGCACGTTCCGAGGAACTCCATCACTTTATTGATGTCATCAATGCACAAAATGAGCAATGAAAAAAGGCAACCGTAAAGGTTGCCTTTCATAGCTATGCATGGTGTGAATTAATCTCTATTTCTTGATAGTGAAGTTACCGCCACCGATTTTGTAACCTTCCGCATAAAGCTCAACATTGTATTTGCCCGGGCGGAACTGGGTAGAATTGTCGTATAGCAATTCCACTTTCTGGTTGTTGTTCTGGTATGCAATCGACTCACGTGTTGTGAACTTCGAAGGTGCACCGTCTACTTCAAACTCGCCTGAACCAGTTGCATCGTCAGCGATCACAGCACCGTCCGGATCAAGAACGCGCACATAAATATCTTTGGGCTCCTGAGCAGTCAGTTCGTTTTCAGGAAGATTGAAAACCAGTTTCAGTTTGTCTACACGGCTGGCTTTGTATTCTTCTCTTTCTTTGGTTTTTCCTCTTGAATTAACAGTGAGGATTTTGAGGTTCTGAGCACGCAATGCAGCTGCTTTGCTCACTTTGTCACTCAGTTCCCTGTTAGAAGCTGTAAAAGTTACAACAGAATCAGTCAGTTCGGCCTGGCGCTGGATCAATCTTTCACGCTCGCTGGTCAGTGAACCTACGTGTGTACTAAGTGAATCATTGGAAGCAACTAGCTGCTCATTCTCGGCTTTCAGCTGAGCAATCATCTCATCTTTTTCAGTCAGGAACTGCTCGTATTCCTTGATTTTGCCAAGGTACTTGCTTACTTCGATCTTTTTGCTGCGGCTGAAAGCAAGTTTGTCAGCTTCCAGTTGCGCTTTCACCTTGGTCAGTTCGGTTACATCACCGCCAAGTCTTTCCACTTCTGCAATTTTCGCGTCGAGTACGGTCGAGATTGAGTCGAGCTTCGTTTTGGTAACAGCCAGTTCCCTTGCTTTTTCAACTACCATGGATTCCTGCTGCGACAACTCCTGCTTCTGAGTTGTAAAAAGATAGCCGAACATGGCCGTAGCAAGCCCCAGGACAACCACCATTGCCCAAGCTATGCTCTGCTTGTTTTTCTGTTCTTGTTGCATTGTAATGGATTTAATTTGCTTGATTTAGTTTGCATGTTACCAGGTTAAAAATGATTTCCGGGTTTACATGGTATGTTGCAGAAAGTCCAATATTCATGCCTTAGAGGGGAAATGGGTCAAATACCAGGGTTCAGACATACTTCTGCCGGCTGCATTGTAAACAGAAAAGGCCTTGCAATGAAGCAGAGCCTTTTTCCTGTACGTATAATTATCACGAGTCAATGTTTGTAGTGGCTCGGCCCGGCACTTTCGCTGATCAGGGTTTTGGGTAATGTTTACCCAAAATATGGTGTTACACTACAAACAGTTTTTTGAAACAAACCCGCTATAATCCTATTTCAGCTGTAATATTAAATTCCCGTTTGTCCATTAAAACCAACTTCTGATAGCCGGTAACAGCGTACCCGCTAATTCCCCAAAGGTTGTTTTTTTTGGTACAATGCAACTGAATAGTTTTCTCAGACTTATAAATCTTGTTTTCTGACTGAAGAAGCGCTTTTACAAATACAGGTACCCGGGTCACGCTATCCAGTTGAATTTGCAGGTCACGCACCGGCAGCTTTTCAGTTGTTTTTAAAGAATAGTGCAAAAAATTTGCTCGTGAACTGTCCACCGAATAGCTGTTGTTATAAGCAGGTTTATTGATATCTGCCTGCATAAACAATTCAAGTTCCTTTTTCCAGTCCACGACTTTAATGGTATGGTCCTCCTGCGTTCCATCGAGCATGGCATGTTTAATCAGAGGAGGTTTTTTTTCAGATAAGTAAACGATCTGATTATCAATAAATCCTTTCAGATCGAAGTATACTTTCTTTTGATCGGTGCTTTTCTCATGCTTTTCACAACCAGAGAGGATAATGAAGGTAAATGCCAGAAAAACCAAAAGTCGGGGAATCGAATGCATGCAGGTAATTTTCACAAGTCTTGCCAAAACAAAAACAGAGAGCCATCGGCCCTCTGCATAGAACATGGAGTTCAAAAGTTAAGTTTACAGGATACTCGTTCCTGTCATTTCTTCCGGCTGCGGAATACCCATCAAATCCAGTATTGTAGGTGCAATATCAGCCAGCTTACCATCTTTCAAGATGTTATGACTGTCTTTGTCCACCAAAATACAAGGTACCAGGTTCAATGAGTGGGCAGTATTAGGTGATCCGTCATCATTCGACATGTAGTCGGAATTACCGTGATCAGCGATGATGATAGATGCATAGCCATGTTCCAGACCGGTGGTCACAACAGCCTGTACACATTGATCGACCGTTTCGCAAGCCTTTACTGCCGCTTCAAAAACCCCGGTATGGCCTACCATATCCGGATTGGCAAAGTTGAGGCAAACAAAATCTACTTCACCTTTTTGCAGCTCAGGAACAATGGAATCGCGGATGCCGAATGCAGACATCTCAGGCTGGAGATCATACGTGGCAACCTTCGGTGACGGACACAAAAGCCGGCTTTCGCCT harbors:
- a CDS encoding isoprenyl transferase, yielding MKELIDTGNLPKHIAVIMDGNGRWAQNQGAARVFGHRNAIKAVREVTEGCAELGVSFLTLYAFSTENWGRPEYEVRALMELLVQSIRNELPTMQKNNVKLDTIGDTDSLPKSCRNQLAEAIDETRSNTGLNLILALGYSGKWDLAQATRKLADEVKAGTLLPGEINEEMIAAQLSTGQRPDVDLMLRTGGDHRISNFLLWQLAYAELYFYENLFWPDFRREHLYEAIVSFQNRERRFGKTGDQVKANSAKSKTT
- a CDS encoding LytR/AlgR family response regulator transcription factor, translated to MQFPLKTILIDDEPLALSRLRRLLEKHAQTFNIVSEAKNGAEGLLEIDRHNPDVIFLDIEMPLLNGFEMLSKLTKMPLVVFSTAYDQYAIRAFEENSVDYLLKPVENDRLLKTIEKIRNITRAGDASAENPYSENLFKLLEAMKPKKEIFSLSVKTGDRILLIPLTEITHFEAEEKYVFLNTLDGQKYLLNFTLTSLEEKLPGHYLRVSRAGIVNTHHIREVQKHFNGKYVVTMRDRKASQLTSGSTYSEVIRHLLDN
- a CDS encoding histidine kinase; this translates as MEEKKTRPLRMTASSLNGRDFSNMDLEGADFSFSSLQGANFDGANLKSATLRFASLDRTTFRNTDLRNADLSFSSMAGADMGGARVEGANFSFTSQGKAISWQDFSLIGMIQNQGWIGTVVATVLGAIILYGINAIVYFTAEIYYTHEPVRARLYQYLIGQNIVAGLFTVFLTLGLTAWLDHLLRSFPVKHLLLSVSVVLLNICLSLAMYYFFGDIVQDYVLKYPNERAQSAPWCWYMIGPLAIANVFYYLSREGKQISRKISDQEFQLLNLEKSKTRAELDALQARINPHFLYNALNSIASLVHEDPDKAEEMTLLLSKLFRYTTGRKTNDYFNTIQHELEMVETYLQVEKVRFGDRLRFTVEVADESLKELQVPKFILQPIVENAIKHGIAKVADQGNIVVRIYEEARALHLCVHDNGPLFPENMGAGYGMRSIQDKLKLLYGEHAALELHNIPSKSVNICIQKHAIERQQQSSQHAVPS
- a CDS encoding 3-keto-disaccharide hydrolase, with translation MLLVNSAFVVMNEPAPVAAKKPVKIFNGKDLTGWKINGTEKWFVEKGELICESGPDKGYGYLTTNKFYKNFDLSLQFLQEANGNSGVFFRSTVDGTKVAGWQVEVAPPNHDTGGVYESYGRGWLVQIPDEKEGFLKMGTWNTLRIRVNGDQVQTWLNGHPMVDFKDEKIGAADGSLALQIHDGGGIRVRWKNIEVEEL
- a CDS encoding fasciclin domain-containing protein → MKKYGAVRLGGAFFLVMALFSMTMVSCQEKDEDRVKPKTITDVILENEQFSILRDVVLYTGMKDALRTTELTFFAPSNAAFLRANILGSSAITALPKDSAMLFLKSHLVGANALEFKQLAAGKLKSLAGREIFITKIDSTVSVNAAKIIIHDVNADNGVIHVIDNVVVPLR
- a CDS encoding nucleoside-diphosphate kinase, with the protein product MPTNKTFTMIKPDAVKDGNSGSIIQMIEAAGFRIVALKKTQISQQQAGQFYAVHEERPFYEALCKYMSSGPIIPMILEKENAVADFRKLIGATNPANAEDGTIRKLFAKSMEANAIHGSDSDENATIEGSFFFSGTEQY
- a CDS encoding DHH family phosphoesterase, whose translation is MNQSLEELCSFLSNPQKIIVTMHRDPDADALGSSLGWASYLTRKGHEVTVISPTEYAANLKWLSGIEHVMIYEKAGEQVKCKRKIEQATLICCLDFSALSRLKDLGRVVADAAAPKLMIDHHLEPEHFAKWMFWDTAAAATAQLVYELVCEMENHAPAEEIFDIPMAECLYAGIMTDTGSFRHGNVTPAVHLAVAALMRTGFDSSRVHRMIYDNAPLSRLQFLGYVLSQKLTVLPQFRTAYMVLTEAELQKFNSSTGETEGIVNYGLQVENVVMSAMFIERKGEVKISFRSVGTFSVRDLASAHFSGGGHKNASGGRSEKPVNETLDYFLSILPDYQQELLNVD
- a CDS encoding FKBP-type peptidyl-prolyl cis-trans isomerase encodes the protein MKFKTIGYAIGITILAAACNKYRTQVTENGLKYQLFEHDDDARKAKLGDIISFHLVLKNGTDSTLRDTYKDKNPVKMVLQAGPYKGSFEEGLTLLSTGDSAKFLINADTLFSKIGQQMPPMIKKGSELSFTVKVLSILTSEEFQKQQADAGVKQKAIDAKIIDEYLTKNNLKGKARKTASGLTYVPQTEGTGPSPTAGDNVKVHYTGKFLDGKEFDSSKSQGKPLELQVGTGMVIPGWEEGIMLMKKGEKGLLLVPSGLGYGPEAYGPIPGNSVLQFEMELIDFSKGQARPAAPQMPAR
- the rdgB gene encoding RdgB/HAM1 family non-canonical purine NTP pyrophosphatase, producing the protein MKLCFATNNANKLQEIQAMLGQEFKLVTLEQIGCYDDIPEPYETISENSVGKARYVWENFGINCFADDTGLEVEALGGEPGVMSARYAGPQRMPDDNMNLLLQNLAPFDDRSARFITVITLCINGDYQQFEGTINGTIISEKRGDQGFGYDPVFMPEGFEVTFAQMSMQEKAALSHRGRAFAKLVEFLKDKQEN
- a CDS encoding PPK2 family polyphosphate kinase; the encoded protein is MSKFNLEDHRYDGTRKFDIKKTKTRFPDIYESREEYEQMQEDAAKELDELQSKMYAHNRYGLLVIFQAMDAAGKDGTIKHVLSGVNPVGVKIHSFKRPTETELSHDFLWRSNVVLPQRGTITIFNRSYYEEVLVVKVDPSILINAQRLPAELTSDLPKLWKQRYSDIRHLEKYLHRNGIRVIKFFLHVSKEEQAERLIERIQDPSKNWKFEEQDVKLRDKWNEYMEAYQDCINSTASKKAPWYVIPADDKKNMRLTVAKVLTAELKKMKMDFPPEDQARSEELHHFIDVINAQNEQ